A single window of Bacteroidota bacterium DNA harbors:
- a CDS encoding CopD family protein, with translation MDFLYIKSLHIVFVVTWFAALFYMVRLFIYTTEAQNKPDNEKTIITEQLLTMQRKLWYIIGWPGAIGSLVFGFWMLFLNWSYYLTQPWMWLKLIFVGFLVLYHLQCHMLFNKQRTGIFKWNSFQLRLYNELATVFLVGIVFLVVVKSTGSLVWSLLGLFIFAALLMAFVTIYKNMRDKEGKKKSEKNSTTPES, from the coding sequence ATGGATTTCTTATATATTAAATCATTACACATTGTTTTTGTAGTTACCTGGTTCGCCGCCCTGTTTTATATGGTGCGCTTATTTATTTATACCACCGAAGCGCAAAACAAACCTGATAACGAAAAAACAATCATCACCGAACAATTGCTTACCATGCAACGTAAACTATGGTACATCATTGGATGGCCGGGTGCAATAGGCTCTTTGGTGTTTGGATTTTGGATGTTGTTTTTAAACTGGAGTTATTACCTCACACAACCGTGGATGTGGCTTAAATTGATTTTTGTAGGCTTTTTAGTACTCTATCATTTGCAATGCCATATGTTGTTTAACAAACAACGTACCGGGATTTTCAAATGGAACTCTTTTCAATTGCGATTGTATAATGAATTGGCCACTGTGTTTTTAGTGGGCATCGTTTTCTTAGTTGTTGTAAAATCAACCGGAAGTTTAGTGTGGAGCTTGTTAGGCTTATTTATTTTCGCTGCATTACTCATGGCATTTGTGACCATTTACAAAAACATGCGTGATAAGGAAGGAAAGAAAAAATCGGAAAAAAATTCGACTACTCCTGAGTCATAA
- a CDS encoding acyl-CoA thioesterase, whose product MKPKFARESLTINTEVVLPNDTNHVGNLFGGKLMQWVDISAAIAAQRHCGRVVVTASINHVSFDNPIKQNSIVTFEAKVSRAFNSSMEVFVDVWVENPVTGQKTKCNEAITTFVAIDQNGAPLPVPQLIPETEEEKKRYDSALRRRQLSLILAGRMKPDEATELKALFVKD is encoded by the coding sequence ATGAAGCCAAAGTTTGCGCGCGAATCCCTAACCATTAATACAGAGGTGGTATTACCAAACGATACAAATCACGTTGGAAATTTATTTGGTGGTAAGTTAATGCAGTGGGTAGATATTTCCGCAGCGATTGCAGCGCAAAGACATTGCGGCAGAGTGGTGGTAACCGCTTCCATCAATCATGTTTCGTTTGATAATCCAATTAAACAAAACAGCATTGTAACGTTTGAAGCAAAAGTAAGCCGTGCGTTTAACAGTAGTATGGAAGTGTTTGTGGATGTTTGGGTAGAGAATCCGGTGACGGGACAAAAAACAAAATGTAACGAAGCTATTACAACCTTTGTGGCCATCGATCAAAACGGAGCGCCTTTGCCTGTTCCGCAATTGATACCGGAAACCGAAGAAGAAAAAAAGCGTTATGATTCGGCATTACGTCGCCGTCAGTTATCCTTAATCTTAGCAGGAAGAATGAAGCCGGATGAAGCTACTGAGTTGAAAGCTTTGTTTGTTAAGGATTAG
- a CDS encoding restriction endonuclease — protein sequence MEHTFTANIKEILAKHFGKNSEDIFKHSHLIQYLNRKTKSASKGSKARGSFANIYAIYVLVEDYITNGFHEKGDYSAYEGAIYNKLFQRQRELPFGTNLQNHALNNRLNSEFENLFPTLDFTPINRIAESERYWFNQNLLRIKIGKTEFDIASAVIKIIDEYVKTKMQSFERFLLSCQELQHLKPEKHKEVEGFILSQLAPNVDARLFEIISYSILKYFYHDQKIYWGYELKLETLKEENLSLYKTGRTNANDGGIDFVMKPIGRFFQVTETLDFKKYFLDIHKLEKYPITFVIKANESSEVLIKKIEENALKIYSAKAIVTKFMSCVEEIINIPTLTERFNSAVKQGYLNKILDEIVIQSKVEFNYEDTDDDEE from the coding sequence ATGGAACATACATTCACCGCAAACATTAAGGAAATATTAGCAAAGCACTTTGGAAAAAACTCCGAAGACATTTTTAAGCATAGCCATTTAATCCAATATTTAAACCGCAAGACCAAATCAGCAAGTAAGGGTTCGAAAGCCCGTGGCAGCTTTGCGAATATATACGCTATTTACGTTTTGGTGGAAGACTACATCACCAATGGTTTTCATGAAAAAGGTGACTACTCTGCTTACGAGGGCGCTATTTATAATAAACTCTTTCAAAGACAAAGAGAACTTCCTTTTGGAACAAATCTTCAAAACCACGCGTTGAATAATCGTTTGAACTCTGAGTTTGAAAATCTATTTCCAACTCTTGATTTCACTCCCATAAATCGTATCGCTGAATCAGAAAGGTATTGGTTTAATCAAAACCTTTTGCGAATTAAAATTGGCAAAACAGAATTTGACATCGCTTCAGCGGTAATTAAAATCATTGATGAATATGTGAAGACAAAAATGCAGTCTTTTGAAAGGTTTTTGCTTTCATGTCAAGAACTTCAACATTTGAAACCAGAAAAGCATAAAGAAGTTGAAGGGTTTATACTTTCACAATTAGCCCCAAATGTTGACGCCAGATTATTTGAGATCATTAGCTATTCCATTTTAAAATACTTCTATCATGACCAAAAAATTTACTGGGGTTATGAGCTTAAATTAGAAACTCTCAAAGAAGAAAATCTATCGCTCTATAAAACAGGAAGAACTAACGCTAATGACGGGGGAATTGACTTTGTCATGAAACCAATTGGTAGATTTTTTCAAGTTACTGAAACATTGGATTTCAAAAAATACTTCCTAGACATTCACAAATTAGAAAAATACCCAATAACTTTCGTAATTAAAGCTAATGAATCAAGTGAAGTTCTAATAAAAAAGATTGAGGAAAACGCCCTCAAAATATATTCTGCCAAAGCAATTGTCACCAAATTCATGAGTTGCGTTGAAGAAATTATAAATATCCCGACACTAACCGAAAGATTTAATTCTGCCGTAAAACAAGGGTACTTAAATAAAATCCTTGACGAAATAGTAATTCAAAGCAAAGTTGAATTTAACTATGAGGACACTGACGATGACGAAGAGTAA
- the yhdJ gene encoding adenine-specific DNA-methyltransferase — MEILGNEQHKIIHGDALEALKKLPDNSVDLIFADPPYNIGKNFNGHIEKWKTEEAYLKWCYEWLDLCIQKLKPNGSFYVMTATQFMPYFDIHLRNKLTILSRLVWSYDSSGVQAKKYYGSMYEPILFCVKDKNNYTFNTNDILVEAKTGAKRKLIDYRKAVPTVYNSEKVPGNVWEFSRVRYRMEEYENHPTQKPIALLERIIRASSNAGDLVMDPFSGTFTTCFVAKELGRNSIGIELQDEYVKIGLRRLQLAKEFKGEKLKKEIRTFETEKIATANTLKLFEEPNGTYIHRKH, encoded by the coding sequence ATGGAAATATTAGGAAACGAACAACATAAAATTATTCACGGAGACGCTTTGGAAGCATTAAAAAAACTACCAGACAACTCAGTGGACTTAATATTTGCCGACCCACCATACAATATCGGTAAAAACTTTAATGGACATATTGAAAAATGGAAAACGGAGGAAGCATATTTGAAATGGTGCTATGAATGGCTAGACCTGTGTATTCAAAAACTGAAACCAAACGGTAGTTTTTATGTAATGACAGCGACACAATTTATGCCTTATTTTGATATTCACTTACGAAATAAATTAACTATCCTTTCAAGACTTGTTTGGTCTTATGATAGTTCTGGGGTGCAAGCAAAAAAATATTATGGTTCAATGTATGAGCCAATTTTGTTTTGCGTTAAAGACAAAAATAATTATACATTCAATACAAACGACATTTTAGTAGAAGCAAAAACAGGAGCAAAACGAAAACTTATTGACTACCGTAAAGCTGTTCCGACAGTTTACAATTCCGAAAAAGTCCCTGGTAATGTGTGGGAGTTTTCAAGGGTTCGTTATCGTATGGAAGAATACGAAAATCACCCTACACAGAAACCAATTGCTTTACTTGAACGAATTATCAGAGCAAGTTCTAACGCAGGTGATTTGGTAATGGATCCATTTTCTGGAACTTTTACAACTTGCTTTGTTGCAAAGGAGCTTGGTAGAAATTCCATTGGCATAGAATTGCAAGACGAATATGTAAAAATTGGCTTACGAAGATTACAATTAGCAAAAGAGTTTAAAGGAGAGAAATTAAAAAAAGAAATTCGCACCTTTGAAACAGAAAAAATAGCTACGGCTAACACATTAAAATTATTTGAAGAGCCAAATGGAACATACATTCACCGCAAACATTAA
- a CDS encoding DUF2971 domain-containing protein, whose product MTTTERPNIVYKYHRVNQHLVDLLTNGQLWFSHQNELNDPFDCKYALSDAFLISLLKKSSSDFFTDLQKGIPQFKDVSQDKFFEIMLPMLKTNDWMNGFYNMLFGGLMGWSVSCFTTNALNELMWAHYADNNKGVCLEFDLSKTPDLHEKLNKVIYDDAFPEINSMDELPKALLTKRTAWSKEDEWRILTNVRGVKSFNKESLTSIYFGCNVSKQTIDSIKKILMSSGYTKVDFKQFSFRIKGVTLRPMDNDDPFKKV is encoded by the coding sequence ATGACGACAACCGAAAGACCAAATATTGTTTACAAATATCATAGAGTTAATCAACATCTTGTTGACCTCTTGACAAACGGACAATTGTGGTTTTCGCACCAAAATGAACTTAACGACCCGTTTGACTGTAAGTACGCGCTCTCAGACGCGTTTTTAATTTCACTATTAAAGAAAAGTTCCAGCGACTTTTTTACCGATCTTCAAAAGGGTATACCACAATTCAAAGACGTTAGTCAAGACAAATTTTTTGAAATCATGCTTCCAATGCTCAAGACTAATGACTGGATGAATGGCTTTTACAATATGCTTTTCGGTGGACTAATGGGCTGGAGTGTTTCTTGTTTTACGACTAATGCTTTAAACGAATTAATGTGGGCGCATTATGCCGACAATAACAAAGGTGTTTGTTTAGAATTTGACCTCTCTAAGACGCCTGACCTTCATGAAAAACTCAATAAAGTAATTTACGACGACGCTTTCCCTGAAATTAATTCCATGGACGAATTACCGAAGGCTCTTTTGACCAAGCGCACTGCATGGAGCAAAGAAGACGAATGGCGCATATTGACAAATGTTAGAGGTGTAAAATCATTTAACAAAGAATCTTTAACATCAATTTATTTTGGCTGTAATGTTAGTAAGCAAACCATCGACAGCATAAAGAAAATACTTATGAGTAGTGGTTATACAAAAGTCGACTTCAAGCAATTTAGTTTTCGCATTAAAGGCGTAACGTTACGACCAATGGACAACGACGACCCATTTAAAAAAGTATAA
- a CDS encoding DUF86 domain-containing protein, with product MDIEIKTWLYDVLQSINEIESYYDGKQKLFEEYVADIKTKRAIERDLEIIGEAVNRISKKNPDFKLNNADKIVGTRNRIIHGYDKISDELIWSIVINHIPKLKEEVSLLLSEGD from the coding sequence ATGGACATAGAGATTAAAACCTGGCTATACGACGTACTTCAATCCATCAATGAGATTGAAAGTTATTATGATGGCAAACAAAAACTATTTGAAGAGTATGTAGCCGACATTAAAACAAAAAGAGCGATTGAAAGGGATTTGGAAATTATAGGCGAGGCAGTTAACAGAATTTCAAAAAAGAACCCTGATTTCAAACTAAACAATGCAGACAAAATTGTTGGCACACGTAACCGCATCATTCACGGTTATGACAAAATATCTGATGAGTTAATTTGGAGCATCGTGATTAATCATATTCCGAAATTAAAAGAGGAAGTCTCATTGCTCCTTAGTGAAGGAGATTGA
- a CDS encoding nucleotidyltransferase domain-containing protein, which produces MGILESNIDLIRDLCSKYNVSKLFVFGSVLTPGFSKKSDVDFIVSFNNVSLYDYADNYFNLKSSLEKILQRPVDLLEDKAINNPFLRESIDSSKQIVYGHRD; this is translated from the coding sequence ATGGGTATTTTAGAGTCAAATATTGATTTAATCAGGGACTTATGTTCAAAATATAACGTCTCTAAACTCTTTGTTTTTGGCTCTGTTCTAACTCCCGGATTTTCAAAAAAAAGTGATGTTGATTTTATTGTTTCGTTTAACAATGTTAGCCTTTATGATTACGCCGACAATTATTTTAATTTGAAAAGTTCACTTGAAAAAATACTTCAAAGACCAGTAGATTTATTGGAGGATAAAGCCATTAATAATCCTTTCTTAAGAGAATCTATTGACTCATCCAAACAAATAGTGTATGGACATAGAGATTAA
- a CDS encoding glycosyltransferase family 9 protein, whose translation MKILIIRFSSIGDIVLTTPVVRCCAQQIKNAEIHFVCKASFKSTLEHNPYIHKLITFEKDINEVIPALKKENYDVLVDLHNNLRSRRLKLALGKKSVAFDKLNVRKFLAVALKSKNLLPDIHIVQRYLQTVSSLGVKDDGKGLDYFISEKDNVDLSTIHSELNKGYIALVVGGSYYTKKIPVNKLIEICNNSKLPLVLLGGKEDSSIAEQVVSKCKNAINICGNYSLNQSASIIQHSSFIITSDTGLMHIASAFGKKIYSLWGNTIPEFGMYPYKAGEGSQLLEVKNLKCRPCSKLGYGKCPKGHFKCMNEIDVRLVGSS comes from the coding sequence TTGAAAATTCTTATCATACGTTTCAGCTCTATCGGCGATATTGTTTTAACAACGCCGGTGGTTCGTTGTTGTGCGCAACAAATTAAAAATGCTGAAATTCATTTTGTATGCAAAGCTTCTTTTAAAAGTACACTGGAACACAATCCCTATATTCATAAACTCATTACGTTCGAAAAAGATATTAATGAAGTTATTCCGGCACTTAAAAAGGAAAACTACGATGTGTTGGTCGATCTGCACAACAATCTTCGCAGCCGCCGTTTAAAGTTAGCGCTCGGAAAAAAAAGTGTAGCCTTTGATAAGTTAAATGTCAGAAAATTTTTAGCTGTTGCTTTAAAGAGTAAAAACCTTTTACCCGATATACACATCGTTCAGCGCTATCTGCAAACCGTTAGTTCATTAGGCGTAAAAGATGACGGCAAGGGATTAGATTATTTTATTTCGGAAAAAGACAATGTCGACCTCAGCACCATTCATTCTGAATTAAACAAAGGTTACATAGCTTTGGTGGTGGGCGGTTCTTATTACACCAAAAAAATTCCGGTAAATAAATTAATTGAAATCTGTAACAACTCTAAACTCCCTCTTGTTTTATTGGGAGGAAAAGAAGATTCAAGCATAGCGGAGCAAGTGGTTTCAAAATGTAAAAACGCCATCAACATTTGCGGTAACTACTCGCTCAATCAATCCGCATCCATCATTCAACATTCATCATTTATAATAACCTCCGACACCGGACTCATGCACATTGCTTCAGCCTTTGGCAAAAAGATTTATTCGTTGTGGGGAAATACCATTCCTGAGTTTGGTATGTATCCATATAAAGCGGGTGAAGGCAGTCAACTATTAGAAGTAAAAAATTTAAAATGCCGTCCTTGTTCTAAGTTAGGTTACGGTAAATGCCCGAAAGGACATTTCAAATGCATGAATGAGATTGATGTGAGATTAGTTGGTAGTTCGTAG
- a CDS encoding TatD family hydrolase, translated as MFIDTHTHLYSEEFNHDRNQIIKKAIGAGVKKLFLPNIDSTSIEGMLQLEKEYPENCFPMMGLHPCSVNENVEQELKIVEEWLGKRKFCAVGEIGMDLYWDKTFFEQQKMAFQKQIDWALHYDLPIVIHCRDAFDEIFDVLSANKKLPKGIFHCFSGNLEQANKIIELGFKLGIGGVVTFKNSGLDKVVEQLDMQHLVLETDSPYLAPVPFRGKRNESSYLMMVAEKVAQLKNSTIAEVAEITTKNAEEIFN; from the coding sequence ATGTTCATCGATACACATACACATCTTTATTCCGAAGAATTCAATCACGATCGTAATCAGATTATCAAAAAAGCCATAGGTGCCGGCGTTAAGAAATTATTTTTGCCCAATATCGACAGCACAAGCATTGAGGGGATGTTGCAATTGGAAAAGGAATATCCTGAGAATTGCTTTCCTATGATGGGTTTGCATCCTTGTTCGGTAAATGAAAATGTGGAGCAGGAATTAAAAATTGTGGAAGAGTGGTTAGGGAAAAGAAAGTTTTGCGCGGTTGGTGAAATCGGTATGGATTTATATTGGGATAAAACTTTTTTCGAGCAGCAAAAAATGGCCTTTCAAAAACAAATTGATTGGGCTTTGCACTATGATTTACCCATTGTGATTCACTGTCGCGATGCCTTTGATGAAATATTCGATGTATTGTCTGCAAATAAAAAATTACCAAAAGGAATTTTCCATTGTTTCAGCGGAAATTTAGAGCAAGCGAATAAAATAATTGAATTGGGATTTAAATTGGGAATTGGCGGCGTGGTGACGTTTAAAAATTCGGGCTTGGATAAAGTGGTTGAGCAATTAGATATGCAACATTTAGTTTTGGAAACGGATTCGCCTTATTTAGCGCCGGTACCGTTTCGAGGAAAGCGTAACGAAAGTTCCTATTTGATGATGGTTGCCGAAAAGGTTGCGCAACTCAAGAACTCAACAATTGCTGAAGTAGCAGAAATTACCACCAAAAACGCGGAGGAAATTTTTAATTGA
- a CDS encoding YihA family ribosome biogenesis GTP-binding protein, translated as MQIKKAIFAKSSAKITECPKPVMPEYAFIGRSNVGKSSLINMLCNNNKLAHTSSTPGKTKIINHFLINDNWYLVDLPGYGYAKTSKVVRGEFEKIITDYITTRSNLVCLFVLVDYRLPLQQIDAEFMEWLGKKNVPFCIVFTKADKLSKSELKKNLENYLLKVSYIFEDEPNYIITSAEKKTGKEDLLEFIEAHFDLFKRDRDEK; from the coding sequence TTGCAAATAAAAAAAGCCATATTCGCCAAGTCATCGGCCAAAATAACGGAATGCCCTAAACCGGTGATGCCGGAGTATGCTTTTATTGGACGAAGCAACGTTGGAAAGAGTTCACTCATTAACATGTTGTGCAACAATAATAAATTAGCACACACCTCTTCCACTCCCGGAAAAACAAAAATCATTAATCATTTTTTAATTAATGATAATTGGTATTTGGTGGATTTGCCCGGATACGGTTACGCTAAAACAAGTAAAGTTGTTAGAGGCGAATTTGAAAAAATCATTACAGATTATATTACCACGCGCAGTAATCTTGTTTGTTTATTTGTATTGGTTGATTACCGATTACCGCTTCAGCAAATTGACGCGGAATTTATGGAATGGCTCGGCAAAAAAAATGTTCCGTTTTGTATTGTATTCACAAAAGCCGATAAACTCAGTAAAAGTGAATTGAAAAAAAATCTGGAAAATTACTTATTAAAGGTGTCTTACATTTTTGAAGACGAACCAAATTACATCATCACCTCCGCCGAGAAAAAGACAGGTAAAGAAGATTTGTTGGAATTTATTGAAGCCCATTTTGATTTGTTTAAGCGCGATAGAGATGAAAAGTGA
- a CDS encoding GNAT family N-acetyltransferase, with protein sequence MQPIIDKVPREALVAELNKDRYVRKTNNGNNEIYIITNNDSPNVMREIGRLREVTFRHAGGGTGKEIDIDEYDLSSHPYKQLLVWNPEDQEIVGAYRYIACKDAEFRDGKVHLATTELFDFSPKFYAEFLPYTIELGRSFIQPMYQPSEQFRKGLFSLDNLWDGLGAIVIDNPYIQYYYGKVTMYTDFNVTARDYILAFLKHYFPDPDNLVKPIHSVQHKTDVTDFLNEIKNLPYKEGHSVLNKKVRALGENIPPLMNAYMNLSSTMRVFGTAINPTFGGVEETGILVRISDIYESKKERHLNSYLQEKGLL encoded by the coding sequence ATGCAGCCAATAATTGACAAAGTTCCAAGAGAGGCCCTTGTGGCCGAATTGAACAAAGACCGCTATGTGCGTAAGACCAATAACGGCAATAACGAAATTTATATTATCACTAATAACGATTCGCCTAACGTTATGCGTGAAATCGGCCGTTTACGTGAGGTGACCTTTAGACATGCCGGTGGCGGAACCGGTAAAGAAATTGATATAGATGAATATGATTTAAGCTCACATCCTTATAAGCAATTATTGGTTTGGAACCCGGAAGATCAGGAAATAGTTGGAGCCTACCGCTATATTGCCTGTAAAGATGCCGAATTTAGAGATGGAAAAGTACATTTAGCAACGACCGAACTATTTGATTTCAGTCCGAAATTTTATGCTGAATTTCTACCCTATACTATTGAATTAGGTCGCTCGTTTATTCAACCCATGTATCAACCTTCGGAGCAATTCAGAAAGGGCTTATTTAGTTTGGATAATTTATGGGACGGATTGGGAGCCATTGTAATCGACAACCCATACATTCAATACTATTATGGTAAAGTAACCATGTACACCGATTTTAATGTAACGGCACGTGATTATATACTCGCTTTTTTAAAACATTATTTTCCGGATCCGGATAACTTAGTTAAACCCATTCATTCGGTTCAACATAAAACGGATGTTACCGATTTTTTGAATGAAATAAAAAATTTACCGTATAAAGAAGGACACAGTGTTTTAAACAAAAAAGTACGTGCCTTGGGTGAAAACATTCCGCCGTTGATGAATGCTTACATGAATTTATCGAGCACCATGCGTGTTTTTGGTACTGCCATTAACCCAACGTTTGGTGGCGTTGAAGAAACCGGTATCCTGGTGAGGATTTCCGATATTTATGAAAGCAAAAAAGAACGCCATCTTAATTCCTACTTACAGGAAAAAGGATTGCTTTAA
- a CDS encoding transferase hexapeptide repeat family protein, translating into MANVFEFNGYKPVIHKSAFIHPNATVTGNVIIGRDVYVGPGAAIRGDWGQIIIEDGCNVQENCTIHMFPGTTVLLKEGAHIGHGAIIHGGTIGKNVLVGMNSVVMDNVVVGDECIIGALCFVPADTVIPKRKVVVGNPGKVIKDVSDAMIAWKTEGTKLYQQLPYECHTTLRECEPLQREPAYRPVQQDIYKTWADTKKPSATPKKENVKSKKEPKKQAKKAPISKSKKKKK; encoded by the coding sequence ATGGCAAATGTGTTCGAATTTAACGGGTATAAACCTGTTATACATAAATCCGCTTTTATTCATCCAAATGCAACCGTAACCGGTAATGTTATTATTGGTCGCGATGTATATGTTGGTCCCGGTGCTGCTATTCGTGGCGATTGGGGACAAATCATCATTGAAGATGGATGTAACGTTCAGGAAAATTGCACGATTCATATGTTTCCTGGCACTACTGTCTTGTTAAAAGAGGGGGCTCATATCGGCCACGGAGCTATTATTCATGGCGGTACCATTGGTAAAAATGTATTAGTGGGGATGAATAGTGTAGTGATGGATAATGTGGTCGTTGGTGATGAGTGTATCATTGGCGCCCTTTGTTTTGTTCCTGCCGATACGGTAATACCAAAACGTAAGGTAGTGGTTGGAAATCCCGGAAAAGTGATCAAAGATGTAAGTGATGCCATGATTGCCTGGAAGACAGAAGGTACAAAGCTGTATCAGCAGTTACCTTATGAATGTCATACCACTTTAAGGGAATGTGAGCCATTGCAGCGTGAGCCGGCCTACCGTCCTGTGCAACAGGATATTTATAAAACCTGGGCTGATACCAAAAAGCCTTCCGCAACTCCTAAAAAGGAGAATGTAAAATCTAAAAAAGAACCTAAAAAGCAGGCTAAAAAAGCACCTATTTCTAAGTCAAAAAAGAAAAAGAAATAG
- a CDS encoding TlpA family protein disulfide reductase translates to MKKLFLLAIAFVTLTAAVKSDGDKIPAATLKKLDGSKVNSSTFSNDGKPIVISFWATWCKPCKKELDAIAENYADWQKETGVKLIAISIDDARSSSKVVTDVKTKGWEYEVYIDENQDFKRAMNVNNVPHTFLIDGSGKIVWSHNSYAEGDEDKLYENIQALAKGEKLKH, encoded by the coding sequence ATGAAAAAATTATTTTTATTGGCTATTGCCTTCGTAACATTAACCGCCGCTGTAAAATCTGATGGTGATAAAATTCCTGCTGCAACGTTAAAAAAACTGGATGGTTCCAAAGTGAACTCTTCTACTTTTAGCAATGACGGTAAACCTATCGTGATTAGTTTCTGGGCAACCTGGTGTAAGCCATGTAAGAAAGAATTGGACGCTATTGCTGAAAATTATGCCGATTGGCAAAAGGAAACCGGTGTTAAGTTAATCGCAATTTCTATTGATGATGCACGTAGCTCAAGTAAAGTAGTAACCGATGTTAAGACCAAAGGTTGGGAATATGAGGTTTATATCGATGAAAATCAAGATTTCAAACGCGCTATGAATGTAAATAACGTACCTCATACTTTTTTAATTGACGGTAGCGGTAAAATAGTTTGGAGTCACAATTCTTATGCAGAGGGTGACGAAGATAAATTGTACGAAAACATTCAAGCATTAGCAAAGGGCGAAAAACTAAAGCACTAA
- a CDS encoding Omp28-related outer membrane protein has protein sequence MINLGIEIKSMKNIALLILPVILFFACDKVENPNQNPDAVTDCTVNPHFVKSNLTKMNFRKVLVEDYTGHTCGNCPRAAENATTIVNRHGDSVVVIAVHAGTQFAPPVPPNYPEDFRTPAGTDWDNFLGMSAAGLPKGCVNRSQTPYPQPRTTWSVTVDALLNNPQDAKMLVTTTLDTTQLLLNVEVKTTFLKAFTDDVFLSVVITEDSIIGAQKDYSPPVGATVINGDERPDYNFEHTLRGAVNGSWGDEIKKAPIAINDTVTKTYKCFKLNPWPVKPSNPKYNLKHTSVVVFIYKASNKEIIQVEKVHIM, from the coding sequence ATGATTAACTTAGGTATAGAAATCAAAAGCATGAAAAATATTGCATTATTAATACTTCCGGTGATTTTATTTTTTGCCTGTGATAAGGTAGAGAATCCGAATCAAAACCCTGATGCTGTGACTGATTGTACGGTTAATCCGCACTTCGTAAAGTCTAATCTTACCAAAATGAATTTCAGAAAGGTATTGGTAGAAGATTATACCGGCCACACCTGTGGTAACTGTCCGCGCGCGGCAGAAAATGCTACCACTATTGTTAACCGTCACGGTGATAGCGTTGTAGTTATTGCGGTGCATGCAGGAACACAATTTGCACCTCCGGTTCCTCCTAATTATCCGGAAGATTTCCGTACACCGGCAGGAACTGATTGGGATAATTTTTTAGGCATGTCTGCAGCCGGATTACCAAAGGGATGCGTAAACCGTTCACAAACTCCATACCCTCAGCCTCGCACGACCTGGTCGGTAACGGTTGATGCTTTATTAAATAATCCGCAAGACGCTAAAATGTTGGTGACAACAACACTTGACACAACACAATTGTTATTAAATGTAGAGGTTAAAACAACTTTCTTAAAGGCATTTACGGATGATGTTTTTTTAAGCGTGGTGATTACTGAAGATAGTATTATTGGTGCACAAAAGGATTATTCACCACCGGTAGGTGCTACTGTAATTAACGGTGATGAAAGACCTGATTATAATTTCGAGCATACACTAAGAGGCGCTGTTAATGGTTCATGGGGAGATGAAATAAAGAAGGCGCCTATTGCAATTAATGACACCGTAACTAAAACTTATAAATGTTTTAAATTAAATCCTTGGCCGGTAAAGCCGTCCAATCCAAAGTATAATTTAAAGCATACGAGTGTGGTTGTGTTTATTTATAAAGCAAGTAATAAGGAAATTATTCAGGTGGAGAAGGTGCATATCATGTAA